One window of Stigmatopora nigra isolate UIUO_SnigA chromosome 14, RoL_Snig_1.1, whole genome shotgun sequence genomic DNA carries:
- the insyn2b gene encoding uncharacterized protein insyn2b, which translates to MGRRAADPTDPVPALGLPLTVGRWGPPCGVGSRTLSSVKPRPPLETTGAMEGDVEAPPPASERNEISRRTRDEVGSQGSGGGVYCQIKVMRAKPADTKWKGTSKYTNGSVVASDALGGVCSEEVEEQSRERRRVRSLREERQRSPLKKGTVCAAGLHGTPPRSGRMVPVSRAPLCTTCGRRRSQLPRCTGACRGRAGGSPTPRTSSGQTLAHPAGKPSAVHNPTRKEPPVYAKNPEASVQSSQIPRLSHTIPKTHHPNANNGAAPNGPTRPRSADLTRDTATQTVARTPLINSARATEALLTEKRDKIRKADTVKYGTIPALPAKISPRSQVSEACGPPNTKKISTETPAKKHNANEKIKSSPANQTGTSAQCNGAPASGLTGGPPPPGLESKLQRVEENLASNQEKIKVLLNVILDLEKSKALCQGRSSYRTGQDINNCSACQKTACIIYSVEHDFRQQEGRFQGVMEGLEGEYDVPAPFPSKAAPQAGRLGAKSRVKKLRKKCFWWL; encoded by the exons ATGGGAAGGAGGGCGGCCGACCCGACCGATCCGGTGCCCGCGCTGGGGCTTCCTCTGACGGTGGGACGATGGGGCCCCCCGTGCGGCGTCGGGTCGCGGACGCTCTCTTCCGTCAAACCGCGGCCGCCGCTTGAGACGACCGGAGCCATGGAGGGGGACGTCGAAGCTCCGCCGCCGGCGTCCGAGCGGAACGAAATCAGTCGGCGGACGCGTGACGAGGTGGGCTCGCAAGGGTCCGGCGGCGGCGTTTACTGCCAGATTAAGGTGATGCGGGCCAAGCCGGCAGACACCAAGTGGAAAGGGACCTCCAAGTACACCAACGGCAGCGTGGTGGCCTCCGACGCGCTGGGCGGCGTTTGCAGCGAGGAAGTCGAGGAGCAGAGCCGAGAGAGAAGAAGGGTGCGGTCCCTCCGAGAGGAGCGCCAACGTTCCCCGTTAAAGAAAGGGACCGTTTGCGCCGCCGGCCTTCACGGCACCCCGCCGCGAAGTGGTCGGATGGTCCCCGTCTCCCGGGCCCCCCTGTGCACGACCTGCGGGAGAAGACGATCGCAGCTTCCCCGGTGCACGGGCGCCTGTCGCGGGAGGGCTGGCGGGAGCCCCACGCCGCGAACATCATCCGGCCAGACTTTAGCTCACCCTGCGGGGAAGCCAAGCGCGGTCCACAATCCCACCCGAAAGGAGCCGCCCGTGTACGCCAAAAACCCTGAGGCGTCCGTGCAAAGCAGCCAGATCCCGCGGTTGTCGCACACCATCCCCAAAACACACCATCCCAACGCTAACAACGGCGCAGCGCCAAACGGACCGACGAGGCCACGTTCCGCAGACTTGACACGGGACACGGCCACACAAACCGTGGCGCGGACGCCACTCATCAACTCGGCCCGTGCGACCGAAGCACTTTTAACAGAGAAGCGGGACAAAATCCGCAAAGCTGATACAGTCAAGTACGGCACAATTCCAGCACTCCCTGCAAAAATCTCCCCCAGATCTCAAGTCTCCGAAGCATGCGGCCCGCCGAACACAAAGAAGATCTCAACAGAGACACCTGCAAAAAAGCACAACGCCAACGAGAAGATCAAATCTTCTCCGGCCAACCAGACTGGTACATCGGCGCAATGTAATGGGGCTCCGGCGTCTGGACTGACCGGCGGCCCCCCGCCGCCCGGTCTAGAGAGCAAATTACAACGTGTGGAGGAAAACCTGGCCAGCAATCAAGAGAAGATCAAAGTGCTGCTGAACGTGATCCTGGACCTGGAGAAGAGCAAGGCCCTGTGCCAAGG CCGCAGCTCGTACAGAACGGGTCAGGACATTAACAACTGTTCCGCCTGCCAAAAGACGGCCTGCATCATCTACAG TGTGGAGCATGACTTTCGGCAGCAGGAGGGACGCTTCCAGGGGGTGATGGAGGGCCTGGAGGGGGAGTACGACGTGCCCGCACCCTTTCCGAGCAAAGCCGCCCCTCAGGCCGGACGGCTCGGCGCCAAATCCCGCGTCAAGAAACTCCGAAAGAAGTGCTTCTGGTGGCTCTGA